A single region of the Gemmatimonadota bacterium genome encodes:
- a CDS encoding GWxTD domain-containing protein produces the protein MPSGRIHRYGGIWPSLLSAALLLALAAPARPACAQTSRAQEELRLGIEAAARGDTVGALARLDRAISLDPRLAEAHFQQGQIYSTRASARSTQYEDRMKAQTALEEALRHDPDNPLYLLELGKLMLKQQIRLDAQRVLKRALAVAARADAATLAEVHFQLGVLRETQWLRFRYRHNLPMYITQVDAGRSFADPGYVWRLLDNSIYPGENQGELEREQMLEQFRAALAANPAHAGAAAHLLAYLYDEGQTEEYVAQARQFVRARSTSPLAYLALGLGLHRLAREDEAAGAFQYALSLMVEGERRQFEHIGRILSKDVEKQYIQLSEAGQAEYQQRFWGQSDPLFLTPANEFWLEYMARLAYADIRFGLPEYGVRGWETDRGVIYLRYGPPVRKATFGPSVSNPGDFEAWGRITTVWTYGEKGPVFVFRQNPGYRNATFANDFRFYAEDYRVRQPVQLATPSIPERHPLPMQVARFRGERGQMEVEIHAALPLDKLMEKAPVARGEIESGLFVQDERAREIERLVRKDVVDFQTEAGTRLESWRIALPADRERQFLVGVEAREPLTWHAAVGRAVVPARQFPAGRLAVSDPLLADLVEPRVAEPQARPDFRIVPNPAMSYAAERPVALYFEIYNLLPDPEHYAAYELELIVTVKEIHRTGPALKKLLGELADKWGLTPEGSQSVQLRFEKQARVLARDLIPEYFQVQLPDAPPGRYALRLLIRDRNAGREAAVEREFRIHEQEARP, from the coding sequence ATGCCTAGCGGTCGAATTCACAGATACGGCGGCATCTGGCCATCCCTCCTTTCCGCCGCCCTGCTGCTGGCGCTGGCCGCGCCGGCAAGGCCGGCCTGCGCCCAGACGTCGCGCGCCCAGGAGGAGCTGCGCCTGGGGATCGAAGCCGCGGCCCGGGGCGACACGGTGGGCGCGCTGGCGCGGCTGGACCGGGCAATTTCGCTCGATCCGCGGCTGGCCGAGGCCCATTTCCAGCAGGGGCAGATCTACTCGACGCGGGCCAGCGCCAGGTCCACCCAATACGAGGACCGGATGAAAGCGCAGACCGCCCTCGAGGAGGCACTGCGCCACGACCCGGACAACCCGCTCTATCTGCTCGAGCTGGGGAAGCTGATGCTGAAGCAGCAGATCCGGCTGGATGCGCAGCGGGTGCTCAAGCGGGCGCTGGCTGTGGCGGCGCGTGCGGATGCCGCGACCCTGGCCGAAGTGCACTTCCAGTTGGGTGTGTTGAGGGAGACACAGTGGCTGCGCTTCCGCTACCGGCATAACCTGCCCATGTACATCACACAGGTGGACGCGGGTCGCTCCTTTGCCGACCCGGGCTACGTGTGGCGGCTGCTCGACAACTCGATCTACCCTGGCGAGAACCAGGGGGAGCTCGAGCGCGAGCAGATGCTCGAGCAGTTCCGGGCCGCACTGGCGGCGAACCCGGCGCACGCGGGTGCGGCAGCCCACCTGCTGGCTTATCTCTACGACGAAGGGCAGACCGAGGAGTACGTGGCGCAGGCGCGGCAGTTCGTGCGGGCGCGGAGCACCAGTCCGCTGGCTTACCTGGCACTGGGGCTCGGGCTGCACCGGCTGGCGCGGGAGGACGAGGCCGCGGGCGCGTTCCAGTACGCGCTCTCGCTGATGGTCGAGGGGGAGCGCCGGCAGTTCGAGCACATCGGCCGCATCCTGAGCAAGGACGTGGAGAAGCAGTACATCCAGCTTTCCGAGGCCGGTCAGGCGGAGTATCAGCAGCGCTTCTGGGGCCAGTCGGACCCGCTCTTCCTCACGCCGGCCAACGAGTTCTGGCTCGAGTACATGGCGCGCCTGGCTTACGCGGACATCCGCTTCGGCCTGCCCGAATACGGAGTGCGCGGCTGGGAGACGGACCGCGGCGTCATATACCTGCGCTACGGGCCGCCCGTGCGCAAGGCGACGTTCGGGCCGTCCGTCAGCAATCCAGGCGACTTTGAGGCCTGGGGCAGGATCACGACCGTGTGGACGTATGGCGAGAAGGGTCCCGTCTTCGTGTTCCGCCAGAATCCCGGCTACCGCAACGCGACGTTCGCCAATGATTTCCGCTTTTATGCGGAGGACTATCGCGTGCGCCAGCCGGTGCAGTTGGCGACGCCATCGATCCCGGAGCGCCACCCGCTCCCCATGCAGGTGGCGCGATTCCGGGGCGAGAGGGGGCAGATGGAGGTCGAGATCCACGCCGCCCTGCCGCTCGACAAGTTGATGGAGAAGGCGCCGGTCGCGCGGGGCGAGATCGAGAGCGGGCTCTTTGTGCAGGACGAAAGGGCGCGGGAGATCGAGCGGCTGGTGCGCAAGGACGTGGTCGATTTCCAGACCGAAGCGGGCACGCGGCTCGAGAGCTGGCGGATCGCGCTGCCGGCCGATCGCGAGCGCCAGTTCCTGGTGGGCGTCGAGGCGCGCGAGCCGCTGACCTGGCACGCCGCGGTGGGCCGCGCCGTCGTGCCAGCCAGGCAGTTCCCCGCCGGGCGGCTCGCGGTCTCCGATCCGCTGCTCGCCGACCTGGTCGAGCCGCGCGTGGCGGAGCCGCAGGCGCGGCCGGACTTTCGCATTGTGCCCAACCCCGCTATGTCTTATGCCGCTGAGCGGCCCGTCGCGCTGTACTTCGAGATCTACAACCTGCTGCCGGATCCTGAGCATTACGCGGCCTACGAGCTCGAGCTGATCGTTACGGTGAAGGAGATCCACCGCACCGGGCCAGCGCTCAAGAAGCTGCTGGGCGAGCTGGCGGACAAGTGGGGGCTGACTCCCGAGGGATCCCAATCGGTGCAGCTCCGGTTCGAGAAGCAGGCGCGCGTGCTGGCCCGTGACCTGATCCCGGAGTACTTCCAGGTGCAGTTGCCGGACGCGCCGCCGGGTCGCTACGCCTTGAGGCTGCTGATCAGGGACCGCAACGCGGGGCGCGAGGCGGCCGTCGAGCGAGAGTTCCGCATCCACGAGCAAGAGGCCAGGCCTTGA